From Vibrio fortis, a single genomic window includes:
- a CDS encoding HlyD family secretion protein, protein MSEANEPEASSNDEPVSQPNKKDKVRKVTNYLLTFVAVTLVFSIVSDRLIPITDNARVKGYIVPIKPEVSGKVLDIRVQPNQLVEQGDVLAVLDDSDYRIAVAQAEQNLEIAGQNVGAQTANIASAQARLTSAIVERQNTDLQAKRVLAMADKGVVSKSDADKARAALATSRAAVVNAEADLERAKQQMGKEGKENSQVKAALLALEQAQLNLERTVITAPTQGGVSNFSLSEGFYASSGQPIMTFVSTQDIWVEAYYRENSLGNVAVGDEVEIALDFAPGKVVSGRVSSIDWGVDWGQNDQAGKLAQANQQTGWLRQTQMLPITIEFDRDEVSGMLRVGGQADVIVYSGDNFIFNSIGKLWIRLISVLSYVR, encoded by the coding sequence ATGTCTGAAGCCAACGAACCAGAGGCGTCTTCAAACGACGAGCCAGTGAGTCAACCAAACAAGAAAGATAAAGTAAGGAAGGTCACTAACTATTTGTTGACCTTTGTGGCTGTGACGCTGGTGTTTAGCATCGTGTCTGACCGACTCATTCCTATCACTGATAATGCGCGTGTCAAAGGTTACATCGTCCCTATTAAACCCGAAGTCTCAGGGAAAGTATTGGATATTCGCGTTCAGCCCAATCAATTAGTTGAGCAAGGTGATGTATTGGCTGTTTTGGATGACTCAGATTATCGAATCGCCGTGGCACAAGCTGAACAAAATCTAGAGATCGCGGGACAGAATGTAGGGGCGCAAACGGCTAACATCGCTTCAGCACAAGCGAGGTTAACCTCAGCAATCGTCGAAAGGCAGAACACCGACCTACAAGCCAAGCGTGTGTTAGCTATGGCGGACAAAGGTGTGGTGTCTAAATCGGATGCAGACAAAGCAAGAGCGGCCTTGGCGACATCAAGAGCCGCAGTAGTGAATGCTGAAGCCGATTTAGAACGTGCTAAACAACAAATGGGTAAAGAGGGCAAAGAGAACAGCCAAGTGAAAGCTGCTTTGTTGGCGTTAGAGCAAGCGCAACTTAACCTAGAGCGCACCGTGATAACCGCACCGACTCAAGGTGGGGTTTCCAACTTCAGTCTTTCTGAGGGATTTTATGCCTCTTCAGGACAACCGATTATGACTTTTGTTTCGACGCAGGATATTTGGGTCGAGGCTTACTACCGAGAGAACAGCTTAGGTAATGTTGCGGTAGGTGATGAAGTAGAAATCGCCCTCGACTTTGCACCGGGTAAAGTCGTCTCAGGGCGAGTCAGCAGTATCGACTGGGGTGTCGATTGGGGACAAAACGATCAGGCGGGCAAGCTTGCTCAAGCTAATCAACAAACAGGATGGTTGCGTCAAACCCAAATGCTGCCCATTACCATTGAGTTTGATCGTGACGAAGTGTCAGGCATGCTGAGAGTTGGCGGTCAAGCAGATGTGATTGTCTATAGTGGGGATAACTTTATCTTCAACTCGATCGGCAAGCTTTGGATTCGATTGATTAGCGTGCTTTCCTATGTCCGATAA